One Cicer arietinum cultivar CDC Frontier isolate Library 1 chromosome 8, Cicar.CDCFrontier_v2.0, whole genome shotgun sequence DNA segment encodes these proteins:
- the LOC101490874 gene encoding RNA pseudouridine synthase 4, mitochondrial has product MGHKEWKPEISPSKQPLLGLVSLGKKTAAEVKMLVRVGVVRSWSRQCHMSADDAKWLTLPAVSATVKSSSNEVSSSSSTTALKWVTQCCPQIPKTLVHKLFRLRQVRMLPNSPLIADKLKRVGAKDTLNSGDRIFLPNSVKQQHQHQQTPKQPLTLTPKQIKFMRSLVIYKDPATVVLNKPPGMPVQGGINIKWSLDALAASSLNYDYSQPPRLVHRLDRDCSGILVMGRTQTSTVVLHSIFRDKTSRASDHNDTEKRILQRRYWALVIGRPRRSGGLITSPLGKVVVDNGKSDRITIVNNSTLVSSQHAVTEYRVLGSSSDGYTWLELSPLTGRKHQLRVHCAEVLGTPIVGDYKYGWQAHKKWGHFDLCNLEDSTEELLKEETLPFGLNLNKGSISDKHPRLHLHCKQIILPNISQALQDVQSLSASNCDLSVVEALKLEAELPPYMQRSWDVTNS; this is encoded by the exons ATGGGCCATAAAGAATGGAAGCCCGAAATCAGTCCCAGCAAGCAACCTCTACTTGGCCTCGTTTCGCTCGGAAAGAAGACGGCGGCGGAAGTGAAAATGTTGGTCCGAGTCGGAGTGGTGAGGTCATGGAGTCGTCAGTGTCACATGTCCGCGGACGATGCCAAATGGCTTACACTTCCAGCTGTGAGTGCGACGGTGAAGAGTTCCTCGAACGAAGTATCTTCGTCCAGTTCGACGACTGCGTTGAAATGGGTTACTCAGTGCTGCCCCCAAATACCGAAAACTCTTGTGCACAAACTCTTTCGTCTAAGACAAGTTCGAATGCTTCCTAATTCTCCTCTTATTGCTGATAAATTGAAAAGGGTGGGAGCTAAGGATACCTTGAACTCTGGAGATCGTATATTTCTTCCCAATTCTGTTaaacaacaacatcaacatCAACAAACCCCCAAACAACCCCTCACTCTCACTcccaaacaaatcaaatttatgcGTTCTCTTGTTATCTATAAG GATCCTGCCACTGTTGTCCTCAATAAACCTCCTGGAATGCCAGTGCAG GGTGGCATCAATATCAAATGGAGTTTAGATGCGTTAGCTGCATCATCTTTAAATTATGATTACTCACAACCTCCTCGTCTG GTGCATAGACTAGACAGAGACTGTTCTGGAATTCTGGTCATGGGAAGAACACAAACAAGTACTGTAGTTCTGCATTCCATATTCCGCGACAAAACATCAAGGGCTTCTGATCAT AATGACACGGAAAAGAGAATCCTTCAAAGAAGGTATTGGGCACTCGTCATCGGACGTCCTAGACGTTCAGGAGGCTTGATTACTTCTCCACTGGGTAAG GTGGTGGTTGACAACGGAAAATCTGATCGAATAACTATTGTTAACAATTCTACGTTAGTATCATCACAACATGCAGTTACAGAGTACCGAGTACTTGGATCATCATCCGATG GTTACACATGGTTAGAGCTTTCCCCCTTAACCGGTAGAAAACACCAG CTCCGGGTCCACTGTGCTGAGGTGTTAGGTACACCAATAGTTGGGGACTACAAGTATGGATGGCAAGCTCATAAAAAATGGGGACATTTTGATTTATGTAATCTGGAGGACTCAACTGAAGAACTTCTTAAGGAAGAGACACTCCCTTTTGGCCTTAATTTGAACAAGGGAAGCATCTCTGATAAGCATCCTCGTTTACATCTTCATTGCAAGCAAATAATCTTGCCCAATATATCTCAAGCACTGCAAGATGTTCAATCACTATCAGCTTCAAATTGTGACCTTTCAGTTGTTGAAGCACTTAAGTTGGAAGCGGAGTTGCCTCCATACATGCAAAGGAGTTGGGATGTGACGAATTCTTAA